One segment of Tamlana crocina DNA contains the following:
- a CDS encoding HNH endonuclease, whose translation MKKTKTNIPQKNKVRSELQKEIDSICPFCDNEDVGHFEIHHIDENPSNHNLQNLILLCPTCHSKITKEDISMQEVIDIKLNLKNKKSKIQFVSVSIDEHQCGWRPIKDYKNAFEAVELKSLFPVFNFTFINQSNKTVLLTSVKIRSEQLPIGLAGPHIPLPTILRPVIKYKIGMPFGGKVVETNLTEELEVPADRAFKFQIEIYSDSMERFNPPFNKYALFFEFGFNNDFYLKVPMILLNTKKYYKKLKIYRIG comes from the coding sequence ATGAAAAAAACAAAAACAAATATTCCTCAAAAAAACAAAGTTCGTTCTGAGTTGCAAAAAGAGATTGACTCCATTTGTCCCTTTTGTGATAATGAAGACGTGGGGCATTTTGAAATCCATCATATAGATGAGAATCCATCAAACCATAATTTGCAAAATCTTATTTTACTATGTCCTACCTGTCATTCAAAAATCACCAAAGAGGATATTTCTATGCAAGAGGTTATTGATATAAAGCTAAATCTAAAGAATAAAAAATCAAAGATTCAGTTTGTTTCTGTTTCGATTGATGAACATCAATGTGGATGGCGCCCTATTAAGGATTATAAAAATGCATTCGAAGCCGTTGAGTTGAAGTCGCTGTTTCCAGTTTTTAATTTCACCTTCATAAATCAATCGAATAAAACAGTTTTGTTAACAAGCGTTAAAATTAGATCTGAACAGCTTCCAATAGGTTTGGCAGGACCACATATTCCTTTGCCAACTATTTTGAGGCCTGTAATCAAGTATAAAATAGGAATGCCTTTTGGAGGCAAAGTGGTTGAGACAAATTTGACTGAAGAGTTAGAGGTGCCAGCAGATAGGGCTTTTAAATTTCAAATTGAGATATATAGTGATTCTATGGAAAGGTTTAATCCGCCCTTTAACAAATATGCTCTATTTTTTGAATTTGGCTTCAATAATGATTTCTATCTTAAAGTTCCAATGATTTTGCTTAATACTAAAAAATATTATAAAAAGTTAAAGATATATAGAATTGGTTGA
- the cyoE gene encoding heme o synthase: MSNSKSSLANPSVISDFKEITKMRLALSVVFSSLAGYLLGVETVDLKTLILLAFGGYFMVGASNAFNQIIEKDLDALMSRTKNRPIPSGRMSVTTAFIIASIFTVAGVVILYTINKQTAMFGAISIFLYTCVYTPLKTKTPLAVFVGAIPGAIPFMLGWVAATDDFGIEPGTLFALQFFWQFPHFWAIGWFLYDDYKKGGFYMLPTGKQDKGTAVQTIMYTVWTILVSIIPVFGFTGRLELSVVAMLLVLAAGLWMLYYAIRLFRIMTEKAAKQLMLVSVSYITLVQIIYVIDKFIR; encoded by the coding sequence TTGAGTAACTCAAAATCTTCATTAGCAAACCCTTCTGTAATTTCAGATTTTAAGGAAATCACGAAAATGCGCTTGGCATTGAGTGTGGTGTTTTCGTCGTTGGCAGGCTATTTGTTGGGTGTAGAAACCGTAGATTTAAAAACCTTGATTTTATTGGCCTTTGGTGGCTATTTTATGGTGGGGGCTTCCAACGCCTTCAACCAAATTATAGAAAAAGATTTGGACGCTTTGATGAGCCGTACCAAAAACCGCCCCATCCCTTCGGGGCGCATGTCGGTAACCACGGCATTTATCATTGCCAGTATTTTTACGGTGGCCGGTGTGGTTATTTTATACACCATCAACAAGCAAACGGCCATGTTTGGGGCCATTTCCATTTTTTTATATACCTGTGTATATACGCCTTTAAAAACTAAAACGCCTTTGGCGGTGTTTGTTGGGGCCATTCCGGGGGCTATTCCGTTCATGTTGGGCTGGGTGGCCGCAACCGACGATTTCGGTATCGAACCGGGCACATTGTTCGCACTGCAATTCTTTTGGCAATTCCCACACTTTTGGGCCATTGGTTGGTTTTTGTACGACGATTATAAAAAGGGCGGATTCTACATGCTGCCCACGGGAAAGCAGGATAAAGGCACAGCGGTACAAACCATTATGTACACGGTCTGGACTATTTTAGTGTCCATCATCCCGGTATTTGGGTTTACGGGACGGTTGGAGCTGTCTGTAGTAGCGATGCTGTTGGTGTTGGCCGCAGGTTTGTGGATGCTGTATTACGCCATAAGGTTGTTCAGAATCATGACCGAAAAGGCTGCCAAGCAGTTGATGCTGGTAAGTGTGTCTTACATTACTTTGGTTCAAATTATTTATGTTATAGATAAATTTATTAGATAA
- a CDS encoding cytochrome c oxidase subunit 3, protein MDLTQGTQEEKHARAKKMMLWFGIISLIMSFMGWTSAFIVSSSRPDWLKDFVLPNAFVISTVVIVLSSITFLLAKKALKTNNRKATTLWLWATLVLGIVFIFNQFSGFQQIIDQGYNFTGPTSNVTMSYIYLIAVVHILHVIAGMVCLLVVIYNHYKQKYQPTKMLGFELAATFWHFIDILWVYLFLFLYFVR, encoded by the coding sequence ATGGATTTAACACAAGGCACTCAAGAAGAAAAACACGCCAGAGCCAAAAAAATGATGCTTTGGTTTGGTATTATTTCGTTGATTATGTCGTTTATGGGCTGGACCAGTGCTTTTATTGTAAGTAGTTCGCGTCCCGATTGGTTAAAAGATTTTGTGTTGCCAAATGCTTTTGTGATCAGTACAGTAGTTATTGTGTTGAGCAGTATCACTTTTCTTTTGGCAAAAAAAGCTTTAAAAACCAACAACCGAAAAGCCACAACGCTATGGTTGTGGGCTACCTTGGTTTTGGGCATTGTGTTTATTTTTAATCAATTTTCGGGTTTTCAGCAAATCATAGATCAGGGTTATAATTTTACGGGCCCAACCAGTAACGTTACCATGTCTTACATTTATTTGATAGCAGTAGTGCATATATTGCACGTTATTGCTGGCATGGTGTGTCTATTGGTGGTAATTTATAATCATTATAAACAAAAGTATCAGCCAACAAAAATGCTAGGCTTCGAACTGGCAGCTACGTTCTGGCATTTTATTGATATTCTCTGGGTCTATCTCTTTTTGTTTTTATATTTCGTTAGATAA
- a CDS encoding cytochrome c oxidase subunit 3 codes for MSTAVAEGKTWSGGNEPLKASYGKMMMWFFIVSDALTFSGFLAAYGFSRFKFISEWPIADEVFTHVPFLHGQELPMIYVAFMTFILIMSSVTMVLAVDAGHHLNKAKVTLYMFLTIIGGLIFVGSQAWEWATFIKGDYGAVQTKGGNILQFVDTDGHRVALRDFVVAEHTDRTAHERKNGLWFVDEAPLPPFTVEEVVKGLESHENVLVRTQLLDENGHKTVLSREESLKQIKENGKLVVEGANLHVNEYGSPLFADFFFFITGFHGFHVFSGVVLNIIIFFNVVLGTYERRKSYEMVEKVGLYWHFVDLVWVFVFTFFYLV; via the coding sequence ATGAGTACAGCAGTAGCAGAAGGCAAAACTTGGAGTGGCGGTAACGAGCCACTAAAAGCAAGTTACGGTAAAATGATGATGTGGTTTTTCATCGTTTCTGATGCCTTAACCTTTTCTGGCTTTTTAGCGGCCTACGGTTTTTCAAGATTTAAGTTTATAAGCGAGTGGCCTATTGCCGACGAAGTATTTACACACGTTCCGTTTTTGCACGGACAAGAGTTACCGATGATTTATGTGGCGTTCATGACGTTCATTTTAATCATGTCGTCTGTAACCATGGTATTGGCTGTTGATGCTGGGCATCATTTAAACAAAGCAAAAGTAACCCTTTACATGTTCTTGACCATTATTGGAGGTTTAATCTTCGTGGGGTCGCAAGCATGGGAATGGGCAACATTTATAAAAGGCGATTACGGTGCTGTACAAACCAAAGGCGGAAATATTCTTCAGTTTGTTGATACCGATGGGCACCGCGTAGCATTAAGAGATTTTGTGGTGGCCGAGCATACCGATAGAACAGCCCACGAACGTAAAAACGGTTTGTGGTTTGTAGATGAAGCGCCACTGCCTCCATTTACTGTGGAAGAAGTAGTAAAAGGATTGGAAAGCCACGAGAATGTTTTGGTAAGAACACAGTTGCTTGATGAAAACGGACACAAAACAGTTTTGTCAAGAGAAGAGTCTTTAAAGCAGATCAAAGAAAACGGAAAGTTGGTTGTTGAAGGCGCTAACCTTCATGTGAATGAATACGGTTCGCCATTGTTTGCCGATTTCTTTTTCTTCATTACAGGATTTCACGGGTTCCACGTATTTTCGGGAGTGGTTCTTAATATCATTATTTTCTTCAATGTGGTATTGGGTACTTACGAAAGACGCAAGAGTTACGAAATGGTAGAAAAAGTTGGTTTATACTGGCACTTTGTAGATTTAGTTTGGGTATTTGTATTTACCTTCTTCTACCTTGTATAA
- a CDS encoding cytochrome C oxidase subunit IV family protein produces MAHEHKLEIFRGLLKFKSNTQKIWGVLIFLSIVTAIEVVLGIYKPKWSMAQVLGMKLLNWIFIILTIVKAYYITWDFMHMRDETKGLRRAVVWTTIFLILYLIFILLQEGGYVFKVYDEGFIKRDF; encoded by the coding sequence ATGGCACACGAACATAAACTAGAAATATTTAGAGGTTTACTAAAGTTTAAATCCAATACCCAGAAAATTTGGGGTGTACTTATATTTTTATCCATTGTTACGGCGATAGAGGTTGTATTGGGTATTTACAAACCAAAATGGTCTATGGCCCAAGTTTTGGGAATGAAATTACTGAACTGGATTTTCATTATTTTAACCATAGTTAAGGCGTACTACATTACTTGGGATTTCATGCACATGCGCGATGAAACCAAAGGATTGAGACGCGCGGTAGTTTGGACTACCATTTTCTTGATACTTTACTTAATATTCATCTTGTTGCAAGAAGGTGGTTATGTATTTAAAGTATATGACGAAGGCTTTATAAAAAGAGATTTTTAA
- a CDS encoding SCO family protein has translation MKKNNYSYIGIAFIILVFGIIFIPKIVDRISEGDINRKESRSDYADENKSIDSGLAFIEINGEPKKVPPFSFTDQNGKTVTNKDYEGKVYVIEFFFTTCPTICPRMNRNLVQIQNAFNGFENFGVASFTINPEFDTPEVLKNYAEQYGITNPNWHLMTGNQDAIYKLANEGFNLYTAEEESAAGGFEHSGNFALIDKNGFIRSRKDDFGNPIIYYRGIVSEDEKVDDDGAPEEISALKEDIKKLLNE, from the coding sequence ATGAAAAAGAATAATTATTCATACATAGGCATCGCTTTTATTATTTTGGTTTTTGGGATTATTTTTATTCCGAAAATTGTTGATAGAATTTCAGAAGGCGATATAAACCGAAAGGAAAGTCGCAGTGATTATGCCGATGAAAATAAATCGATTGATTCTGGTTTGGCGTTTATCGAAATTAACGGTGAACCCAAAAAAGTACCACCGTTTTCGTTTACCGATCAAAACGGAAAGACCGTCACGAATAAAGATTATGAAGGCAAAGTATATGTGATAGAATTTTTCTTTACTACATGCCCGACCATTTGCCCCAGAATGAATCGTAACTTGGTTCAAATTCAAAATGCATTCAATGGATTTGAAAATTTTGGAGTGGCTTCGTTTACCATTAATCCCGAATTCGACACCCCCGAAGTTTTAAAAAATTACGCCGAACAATACGGTATTACCAACCCCAATTGGCATTTAATGACGGGCAATCAAGATGCGATTTATAAATTGGCTAACGAAGGCTTTAATCTTTATACAGCCGAAGAAGAAAGTGCAGCAGGCGGATTTGAGCATTCGGGTAATTTTGCCTTGATTGATAAAAACGGTTTTATCCGTTCAAGAAAAGATGATTTTGGAAACCCCATTATCTATTACAGAGGGATTGTTTCCGAAGATGAAAAAGTAGATGATGATGGAGCGCCCGAAGAAATCAGCGCGCTAAAAGAAGATATAAAAAAGTTGCTTAATGAATAA
- a CDS encoding DUF420 domain-containing protein gives MNNSQEILDEKKYNKLIVVLSILIPVAVAVLFGIKIPNVEPLSFLPPIYATINGFTAVLLVIAFVAIKNKKVKLHENVMKTAIGCSVAFLVMYVAYHMTSDSTKFGGEGAIKYIYYFVLITHILLSIIIIPFVLITYVRAITNNIEKHKKIAKITFPLWLYVAVSGVIVYIMISPYY, from the coding sequence ATGAATAATTCACAAGAAATTTTAGACGAAAAAAAATACAACAAGTTAATTGTTGTACTTTCTATTTTAATTCCCGTTGCGGTAGCGGTATTGTTTGGTATTAAAATCCCTAACGTAGAGCCTTTAAGTTTTTTGCCGCCTATTTATGCCACCATTAATGGTTTTACCGCCGTTTTGTTGGTTATTGCTTTTGTGGCAATTAAAAACAAAAAAGTAAAATTGCACGAAAATGTAATGAAAACGGCCATTGGCTGTTCGGTAGCGTTTTTAGTGATGTACGTAGCCTATCACATGACCAGCGATTCCACCAAGTTTGGAGGCGAAGGTGCCATAAAATACATTTATTATTTCGTGTTGATTACGCATATTTTGTTGTCGATCATCATTATCCCGTTCGTGTTGATTACTTACGTTCGTGCCATAACCAATAATATTGAAAAGCATAAAAAAATAGCCAAGATTACGTTTCCGTTGTGGTTGTATGTGGCTGTTTCGGGGGTAATTGTTTATATTATGATTTCACCTTACTATTAA
- a CDS encoding ABC transporter ATP-binding protein → MLKIHELHKSYPIGDSSLHVLKGIDLNIEEGEMVAIMGSSGSGKSTLLNIIGMLDEADTGEYILDGLPIKDLTEKKAAVYRNKFLGFIFQSFNLINYKNALENVALPLYYQGMNRKERQEKALFHLEKVGLANWAEHLPKELSGGQKQRVAIARALAANPKLLLADEPTGALDTKTSHEIMEFIQQLNDEGKTILMVTHEEDIANMCKRIVRLRDGVIMEDKKINQVRAGQYV, encoded by the coding sequence ATGTTGAAAATTCACGAGCTTCACAAGTCCTATCCCATTGGCGATTCCAGTTTACATGTTTTAAAAGGAATAGACCTCAATATTGAAGAGGGCGAAATGGTAGCCATTATGGGCTCATCAGGTTCAGGAAAATCTACGTTGCTGAATATTATTGGGATGTTGGATGAAGCCGATACGGGTGAATATATTTTAGATGGACTCCCCATTAAAGACCTAACAGAAAAAAAAGCGGCCGTTTACCGAAATAAATTTTTAGGGTTCATTTTTCAGTCTTTCAATTTGATAAATTATAAAAACGCCTTGGAAAATGTGGCATTGCCACTGTACTACCAAGGTATGAATAGAAAGGAACGCCAAGAAAAGGCATTGTTCCATTTAGAAAAAGTAGGATTGGCCAACTGGGCCGAACATCTGCCAAAGGAACTTTCTGGAGGGCAAAAACAACGTGTGGCCATTGCCCGTGCTTTGGCGGCCAACCCCAAATTATTGCTAGCCGATGAGCCAACCGGAGCACTCGATACCAAAACCTCGCACGAAATTATGGAGTTTATACAGCAATTGAATGACGAAGGAAAAACCATTTTAATGGTTACCCACGAAGAAGATATTGCCAATATGTGCAAACGCATTGTAAGGCTTCGCGACGGGGTAATTATGGAAGACAAAAAAATAAATCAGGTAAGAGCCGGTCAATATGTTTGA
- a CDS encoding ABC transporter permease, with amino-acid sequence MFDLDLWREIFQSINKNRTRSLLSGFTVAFAILLFAILFGIANGLQNTFAEAFGTDANNSIVIFPGRTTKAHDGLQAGRQIQFKNEDHDFVLDEFGEKVQYITSKVNRNVTATFKGEKNTYQMRAVHPEYMFIENNVVSEGRYLNQNDLNNKTKVAVIGNVVNDELFLKETAIGKYISLNGISFKVVGVFTDDEGDNEERVIYVPLTTAQFLYGNNDFIDFMHLTYNPKMNSDQALAFGNDITKKLKERFSVARSDQRAIRVHNMAQGTKQVDMMTFGLTVIILVIGFGTLIAGVVGISNIMIFIVKERTKEIGIRKALGASPRSIVSIILLESIIITAIAGYVGLLIGVGVLEWVAPYLEQYFIKDPSVSNRLVVGATIVLILAGAIAGYIPAKHASKIKPIVALRND; translated from the coding sequence ATGTTTGATTTAGACCTTTGGAGGGAAATATTTCAAAGTATCAATAAAAACCGGACTCGAAGTTTGCTTTCGGGGTTTACGGTGGCCTTCGCCATTTTGCTTTTCGCCATTCTTTTTGGTATTGCCAACGGTTTACAAAACACTTTTGCTGAAGCCTTTGGTACCGATGCCAATAATTCCATTGTTATTTTTCCGGGACGAACTACCAAAGCGCACGATGGCCTTCAGGCGGGACGGCAAATCCAATTTAAAAACGAAGACCACGATTTTGTATTGGATGAGTTTGGTGAAAAAGTACAGTACATAACCAGTAAAGTCAACAGAAACGTAACTGCCACTTTTAAAGGCGAGAAAAACACCTACCAAATGCGGGCCGTGCATCCCGAATACATGTTTATTGAAAACAATGTTGTGAGCGAAGGCCGCTACCTCAATCAAAACGATTTAAACAATAAAACCAAAGTGGCCGTAATCGGCAATGTGGTTAACGACGAACTGTTTTTAAAGGAAACCGCCATTGGAAAGTACATCAGCTTAAACGGCATTTCTTTTAAAGTAGTGGGCGTTTTTACTGATGATGAAGGCGACAACGAAGAGCGGGTTATTTATGTGCCCCTGACTACCGCCCAGTTTTTGTACGGCAATAACGATTTTATCGATTTTATGCACTTAACGTACAATCCAAAAATGAACAGCGATCAAGCGTTGGCTTTTGGAAACGATATCACCAAAAAATTAAAAGAACGTTTTTCGGTGGCGAGAAGCGACCAACGGGCCATTAGGGTGCACAATATGGCACAGGGCACCAAGCAAGTAGATATGATGACCTTTGGGCTCACAGTTATCATTTTGGTTATTGGCTTCGGTACTTTAATCGCTGGGGTGGTGGGCATCAGTAATATTATGATTTTTATTGTAAAAGAGCGCACCAAAGAAATCGGTATTCGTAAAGCTTTGGGGGCTTCGCCGCGTTCCATTGTATCCATTATTTTGTTGGAATCTATCATTATTACAGCAATTGCAGGCTACGTCGGTTTGCTAATAGGCGTTGGCGTTTTGGAGTGGGTAGCACCGTATTTGGAACAATATTTTATAAAAGACCCCAGTGTGAGCAATAGGCTGGTGGTGGGAGCAACCATTGTACTTATTCTAGCCGGAGCCATTGCGGGTTACATACCAGCTAAACATGCTTCAAAAATTAAACCCATTGTAGCCTTAAGAAACGATTAG